One segment of Micromonospora sp. M71_S20 DNA contains the following:
- a CDS encoding ABC transporter substrate-binding protein, which yields MSRLPYRRRLAVAVSLLATLAVGACSGAPTSDPGATGAGTGEIDPDAVLQVTASSPFQNLDPAQPAPGGYPYLTLIYDRLTMVDSRDEIVPGLAVSWAYAKDGSYLELALRDDVTFHDGTPFDATAVKVNIERGQTLPTSTIKQDLAAVTGVTVVDAHTVRLNLTPGTGAVLPSALATAAGMMVSPKAIADGVDLKLAPGNAGSGPYVATEFVPNEKYVVKRAEGTYWDPNAGRLAGMEITRVPEGATRLNGVISGQTDLSFVSSANEVVQARQLGEAGQLKVTTRPFRNVLGILLRADMGDLKDNRVREAIARSVDPAAIRALFADTCTPTRSIYPDSPWADPAATYPYEFDLARAKALIAEVGGAKVSISFSAGTNTEQPATAIHAAMSQAGIDAKLNPTPNSETEARFIAGDFELEVSNTFNPRLDPAGTVDNYFTGTYKLATDPGAIAPIAARAADPRSSVGERAKQYHQLWERLFNEAWFIPICNLTSATVASPKVVGAEQLPWTNLGLFDLRTVAMTKG from the coding sequence GTGTCTCGCCTCCCGTACCGACGACGCCTCGCCGTCGCCGTCAGCCTGCTTGCCACCCTCGCCGTCGGAGCCTGCTCCGGCGCCCCGACGAGCGACCCCGGCGCCACCGGCGCCGGCACAGGGGAGATCGACCCCGACGCCGTCCTGCAGGTCACGGCCTCGTCCCCCTTCCAGAACCTCGACCCGGCCCAGCCGGCTCCCGGCGGGTACCCCTACCTCACGCTGATCTACGACCGGCTCACCATGGTCGACTCCAGGGACGAGATCGTCCCCGGCCTGGCGGTCTCGTGGGCCTACGCCAAGGACGGCTCCTACCTCGAGCTCGCCCTGCGCGACGACGTCACCTTCCACGACGGGACGCCCTTCGACGCCACCGCCGTCAAGGTCAACATCGAGCGCGGCCAGACGCTGCCGACGAGCACCATCAAGCAGGACCTCGCCGCCGTCACCGGCGTCACCGTCGTCGACGCGCACACCGTGCGGCTCAACCTCACGCCGGGCACCGGCGCGGTGCTCCCCTCGGCCCTGGCCACCGCCGCCGGCATGATGGTCTCGCCCAAGGCGATCGCCGACGGCGTCGACCTCAAGCTCGCGCCCGGCAACGCCGGCTCGGGCCCGTACGTCGCCACCGAGTTCGTGCCCAACGAGAAGTACGTCGTCAAGCGTGCCGAAGGCACCTACTGGGACCCGAACGCCGGGCGCCTCGCCGGGATGGAGATCACCCGCGTCCCCGAGGGCGCCACCCGCCTCAACGGCGTCATCAGCGGTCAGACCGACCTCAGCTTCGTCTCCTCGGCCAACGAGGTCGTCCAGGCCCGCCAGCTCGGCGAGGCCGGCCAGCTCAAGGTCACCACCCGTCCGTTCCGCAACGTCCTCGGCATCCTGCTGCGCGCCGACATGGGCGACCTCAAGGACAATCGGGTCCGTGAGGCCATCGCACGCTCGGTCGACCCTGCCGCCATCCGCGCGCTCTTCGCCGACACCTGCACGCCCACCCGCAGCATCTACCCGGACAGCCCGTGGGCGGACCCGGCGGCGACCTACCCGTACGAGTTCGACCTGGCCAGGGCCAAGGCGCTGATCGCCGAGGTCGGCGGGGCCAAGGTGTCGATCAGCTTCTCCGCCGGCACCAACACCGAGCAGCCCGCCACCGCCATCCACGCCGCCATGTCCCAGGCCGGCATCGACGCGAAGCTCAACCCGACGCCGAACTCCGAGACCGAGGCCCGCTTCATCGCCGGCGACTTCGAGCTCGAGGTGTCCAACACCTTCAACCCGCGCCTCGACCCGGCGGGCACGGTGGACAACTACTTCACCGGCACCTACAAGCTCGCCACCGACCCCGGGGCGATCGCCCCGATCGCGGCCAGGGCCGCCGACCCCCGCTCCAGCGTCGGGGAGCGCGCTAAGCAGTACCACCAGCTGTGGGAGCGGCTGTTCAACGAGGCGTGGTTCATCCCGATCTGCAACCTCACCAGCGCCACCGTCGCCTCTCCGAAGGTCGTCGGCGCCGAGCAACTGCCGTGGACCAACCTCGGCCTGTTCGATCTGCGCACCGTCGCCATGACGAAGGGCTGA
- a CDS encoding TIGR03617 family F420-dependent LLM class oxidoreductase produces MTAAQAYATRMELATTLPATTALREVPAVVARIERLGFDTVHVPETTHDSLAVALLAAEHTSRITVRTSMTLAFPRSPMVTAYAAWDLARFSEGRFQLGLATQVRGNIVGRFSVPWDRPAENLRDYLASIRAIFAAFTTGGPLAHEGSHYRFTRLQPYFNPGPLSTAAPALYTGGVNRRVCEVAGELADGFVTHATNSHPSHLRTVVLPALRAGAERAGRAGIPRVVVVSKSITGPTQAALAVSRDSARQELAFLFSTPAYRTTLDRLGLGRVGERLAEMAACGRWAGLADTLDDETLATLIPHGTYAELPDVLEQAYGGLADGLGLGLPLDPDDDEEFGALLVRLRHIPTSTAACGPPATGGPSDGAASATRGGAGSETPP; encoded by the coding sequence GTGACGGCAGCACAGGCGTACGCCACCCGGATGGAGCTGGCCACGACGCTGCCGGCGACGACGGCGCTGCGCGAGGTGCCCGCGGTCGTGGCGCGCATCGAGCGGCTCGGCTTCGACACCGTGCACGTCCCCGAGACGACGCACGACTCGCTGGCGGTCGCCCTGCTCGCGGCGGAGCACACCAGCCGGATCACCGTGCGTACCAGCATGACGCTGGCCTTCCCCCGCAGCCCGATGGTGACCGCGTACGCCGCGTGGGACCTCGCGCGGTTCTCCGAGGGGCGCTTCCAGCTCGGTCTGGCCACCCAGGTGCGCGGCAACATCGTCGGCCGTTTCTCGGTGCCGTGGGACCGGCCGGCCGAGAACCTGCGCGACTACCTTGCCTCGATCCGGGCGATCTTCGCGGCGTTCACCACGGGCGGGCCCTTGGCGCACGAGGGCAGCCACTACCGCTTCACCCGGCTCCAGCCCTACTTCAACCCCGGCCCGCTGTCGACCGCGGCCCCGGCGCTCTACACCGGCGGGGTCAACCGGCGCGTCTGCGAGGTGGCCGGCGAACTCGCCGACGGCTTCGTCACGCACGCGACGAACTCGCACCCGAGTCACCTGCGCACGGTCGTGCTCCCCGCACTCCGCGCCGGGGCCGAGCGGGCCGGACGCGCCGGAATCCCGCGGGTCGTCGTCGTGTCCAAGTCGATCACCGGTCCGACGCAGGCCGCACTCGCCGTGAGCCGCGACTCCGCCCGCCAGGAGCTGGCGTTCCTCTTCTCCACCCCGGCCTACCGCACCACCCTGGACCGGCTCGGCCTGGGCCGGGTCGGCGAACGGCTCGCCGAGATGGCCGCCTGCGGGCGTTGGGCGGGACTCGCCGACACCCTCGACGACGAGACCCTGGCCACGCTCATCCCGCACGGCACCTATGCCGAACTGCCGGACGTGCTCGAACAGGCCTACGGCGGGCTCGCCGACGGGCTCGGACTCGGGCTGCCGCTCGACCCGGACGACGACGAGGAGTTCGGAGCGCTGCTCGTACGCCTCCGGCACATCCCCACGAGTACCGCGGCCTGCGGCCCGCCCGCGACCGGCGGCCCCAGCGACGGGGCCGCCAGCGCGACGCGCGGCGGCGCCGGATCGGAGACCCCGCCATGA
- a CDS encoding SDR family NAD(P)-dependent oxidoreductase: protein MSTGPDHPPRTRPDSGRHPTSAAPGPLAGRGALVIGGGGGFGRAIAAALAADGAAVTIMGRTGATLRAAATTIAAAAPGALPVRVSVGDAALEQDVAAAVRVADETPLAAVVTTVGGGTFRPVLALDAETLEHDFRRNVTTALHAIRHGGQALAARGGGSIVCTSSSAGGHSFPFMPSYSVSKAALEALVRVAADELGHLAVRVNVVRPGIVATDGKNPGLLLADPELAAATVAEKPLSRVGRAEDVAAAVRFLCGPESSWVTGACLPVEGGAHLRRAPRLERLARIVSGDEVVDAALAGRIP from the coding sequence ATGAGCACGGGTCCCGACCACCCGCCACGGACACGACCCGACAGCGGGCGGCACCCGACCAGCGCCGCACCCGGTCCGCTCGCCGGCCGCGGTGCGCTCGTCATCGGCGGGGGCGGCGGCTTCGGCCGCGCCATCGCCGCCGCGCTGGCCGCCGACGGGGCCGCCGTGACGATCATGGGACGCACCGGGGCGACGCTGCGGGCGGCGGCCACGACGATCGCCGCAGCCGCTCCCGGGGCGCTGCCGGTGCGGGTCAGCGTCGGCGACGCCGCCCTCGAGCAGGACGTGGCCGCCGCGGTGCGCGTCGCCGACGAGACCCCGTTGGCGGCCGTCGTCACGACGGTCGGCGGCGGCACCTTCCGTCCCGTGCTCGCCCTCGACGCCGAGACCCTGGAGCACGACTTCCGGCGCAACGTCACGACGGCGCTGCACGCGATCCGGCACGGCGGACAGGCCCTGGCCGCGCGCGGTGGGGGCTCGATCGTGTGCACCTCCTCTAGCGCGGGCGGGCACTCCTTCCCGTTCATGCCGTCGTACTCGGTGAGCAAGGCCGCGCTCGAGGCGCTCGTGCGGGTCGCCGCCGACGAGCTCGGCCACCTCGCGGTGCGGGTCAACGTCGTGCGCCCCGGCATCGTGGCCACCGACGGGAAGAACCCGGGCCTGCTGCTGGCCGACCCCGAGCTGGCCGCCGCGACCGTCGCCGAGAAGCCCCTGTCGCGGGTCGGACGCGCCGAGGACGTCGCTGCCGCGGTCCGCTTCCTGTGCGGTCCCGAGTCCTCGTGGGTCACCGGCGCGTGCCTGCCGGTCGAGGGCGGGGCGCACCTGCGCCGCGCGCCCCGGCTGGAGAGGCTCGCCCGGATCGTCAGTGGCGACGAGGTCGTCGACGCCGCCCTGGCGGGCCGCATCCCGTGA
- a CDS encoding PaaI family thioesterase has translation MEATLATAQPRDTGIDAVASATRRLVDAIIRAGAAIDADADRIVADLDVLTARIDAHAPDLPERIATMWRQPGPGRFDPAGGTENPLSPPVSLWVEPDGSLRGEVTLRLAFQGPPGHVHGGTSAMLMDHALGIANARAGYAAVTVGLDISFRAAIPIGSTITILARHDGRDGRKVRSSGELRVGELTCVTATGTFVLMDDPSTREKFRRDSREQG, from the coding sequence GTGGAAGCCACCCTCGCCACGGCACAGCCCCGCGACACGGGCATCGACGCCGTCGCCTCAGCCACCCGGCGGCTCGTCGACGCGATCATCCGCGCGGGCGCGGCCATCGACGCTGACGCCGACCGGATCGTGGCCGACCTCGACGTGCTCACCGCCCGGATCGACGCCCACGCCCCGGACCTTCCCGAGCGGATCGCGACGATGTGGCGCCAGCCCGGCCCGGGCCGTTTCGACCCCGCCGGCGGCACCGAGAACCCGCTGTCGCCGCCGGTGAGTCTCTGGGTGGAGCCAGACGGCTCACTGCGCGGCGAGGTCACCCTGAGGCTGGCCTTCCAGGGACCCCCGGGGCACGTGCACGGCGGCACCTCGGCGATGCTCATGGACCACGCCCTCGGCATCGCCAACGCCCGCGCCGGGTATGCCGCGGTGACCGTCGGGCTCGACATCTCCTTCCGCGCGGCCATCCCGATCGGCTCGACGATCACGATCCTGGCCCGGCACGACGGGCGCGACGGGCGCAAGGTGCGCAGTTCCGGCGAGCTGCGTGTCGGGGAACTGACCTGCGTCACCGCCACGGGCACCTTCGTGCTCATGGACGACCCGTCGACGCGGGAGAAGTTCCGACGGGACTCGAGGGAGCAGGGATGA